One Gordonia sp. SID5947 genomic region harbors:
- the hemQ gene encoding hydrogen peroxide-dependent heme synthase — translation MSRLDYAELNATVRYLMFSVFAVRPGELGADRDQAKADATDFFKSLEDAGVVVRGVYDVSGLRADADFMIWWHAEEVEQLQAAYARFRRETVLGKACDAVWSNVALHRPAEFNKSHIPAFLAGEEPGAYICVYPFVRSYEWYLLPDEERRKMLADHGMAARAYKDVRANTVSSFALGDYEWLLAFEAPELHRIVDLMRDLRATEARLHVREETPFFTGPRVEPTTLIDALP, via the coding sequence ATGAGCCGCTTGGACTATGCAGAACTCAACGCCACTGTTCGCTACCTGATGTTCTCGGTGTTCGCGGTCAGGCCCGGCGAGCTGGGGGCCGATCGCGATCAGGCGAAGGCCGACGCGACGGACTTCTTCAAGTCGCTGGAGGACGCCGGGGTGGTGGTGCGCGGCGTCTACGACGTGTCCGGCCTGCGCGCCGACGCCGACTTCATGATCTGGTGGCATGCCGAGGAGGTCGAGCAGCTGCAGGCGGCGTATGCGCGATTCCGGCGGGAGACGGTGCTGGGGAAGGCCTGTGATGCAGTGTGGAGCAATGTCGCACTCCATCGGCCGGCGGAATTCAACAAGAGCCACATCCCGGCGTTCCTGGCCGGTGAGGAACCGGGTGCCTACATCTGCGTCTACCCGTTCGTCCGGTCCTACGAGTGGTATCTGCTGCCCGACGAGGAACGTCGCAAGATGCTCGCAGATCACGGCATGGCCGCCCGCGCGTACAAGGACGTCCGGGCCAACACCGTGTCGTCGTTCGCTCTCGGCGACTACGAATGGTTGCTCGCGTTCGAGGCGCCGGAACTGCATCGGATCGTCGATCTCATGCGTGACCTGCGTGCCACCGAAGCACGTCTGCACGTGCGCGAGGAGACCCCGTTCTTCACGGGTCCGCGGGTCGAACCGACCACGTTGATCGACGCGCTGCCCTGA
- a CDS encoding glycosyltransferase family 87 protein, whose product MAILDRYLHPQMSAQRIIPLVLWPITIMMIFHRSVILGVNGDRTDDFKPVYQAALQFLNRQPVYGENFNTVDPHYLYPPSGTLLMAPMAIIDPERARWLFIALSVLALIASAYLLAKLFGFSARSWVVPVILFFFFSTETVAHTLIFTNFNSFVLLGMLAFMLLMMRRRDLWAGVPIGLTVAVKPVLLPLLLLPLLNRQWRILVTAIGIPVVLTVVAWPLVVDPKDFITRTMPYLNEARDYYNSSIAGNGAYFGVADWLIILLRVAFVVMAVFALWFLYRYYRRTDELLWLTTSSGVLLVTTFLVGALGQGYYSMLLFPLLMTVFLSGSTMRNWPAWLGVYGCMSFDSFYSVRWEAFGRQLEFNKVTWGWSLLMIAVFCSLLFRYLDMRRDGVTALGDDAASSSSAAPAGGETSGGGGDDRGAVATVEK is encoded by the coding sequence GTGGCGATTCTCGACAGGTACCTCCACCCGCAGATGAGTGCGCAGCGGATCATCCCGCTGGTGTTGTGGCCGATCACCATCATGATGATCTTCCACCGCTCGGTGATCCTCGGTGTCAACGGAGACCGCACCGACGACTTCAAGCCCGTGTACCAGGCTGCGCTGCAGTTCCTGAATCGCCAACCGGTCTACGGCGAGAACTTCAACACCGTCGATCCGCACTACTTGTACCCGCCGTCGGGAACACTGCTGATGGCGCCGATGGCGATCATCGATCCGGAGCGCGCTCGCTGGCTGTTCATCGCGCTCAGCGTTCTGGCGCTCATCGCAAGCGCCTACCTGCTCGCCAAGCTGTTCGGGTTCTCTGCGCGGTCGTGGGTCGTGCCGGTGATCCTGTTCTTCTTCTTCAGCACCGAGACGGTGGCGCACACCCTCATCTTCACGAACTTCAACTCGTTCGTCCTGCTCGGCATGCTCGCGTTCATGCTGCTGATGATGCGGCGCCGAGATCTGTGGGCCGGCGTCCCGATCGGTCTCACCGTCGCGGTGAAACCCGTGTTGTTGCCACTTCTGCTGCTGCCGTTGCTCAACCGGCAGTGGCGGATCCTGGTCACGGCGATCGGGATCCCGGTGGTGCTGACCGTGGTGGCGTGGCCGTTGGTGGTCGATCCGAAGGACTTCATCACCCGGACGATGCCCTACCTCAACGAGGCCCGGGACTACTACAACAGTTCGATCGCCGGCAACGGCGCCTATTTCGGGGTCGCGGACTGGCTGATCATCCTGCTCCGCGTCGCATTCGTGGTGATGGCGGTGTTCGCGCTCTGGTTCCTCTACCGCTACTACCGCCGTACCGACGAACTGCTGTGGCTCACCACGTCGTCCGGGGTGCTGCTGGTGACCACCTTCCTGGTCGGCGCACTCGGCCAGGGCTACTACTCGATGCTGCTGTTCCCGCTGTTGATGACGGTGTTCCTGTCCGGGTCGACGATGCGCAACTGGCCGGCGTGGCTCGGCGTGTACGGCTGCATGAGTTTCGACTCGTTCTACTCGGTGCGATGGGAGGCGTTCGGTCGCCAGCTCGAGTTCAACAAGGTCACCTGGGGCTGGTCGCTGCTGATGATCGCGGTCTTCTGTTCGCTGCTGTTCCGATACCTCGACATGCGCCGGGACGGCGTCACCGCACTCGGTGACGACGCCGCGTCGAGCTCCTCCGCGGCCCCGGCCGGCGGCGAGACATCCGGCGGCGGTGGCGATGATCGTGGCGCAGTGGCTACCGTGGAGAAATGA
- the hemE gene encoding uroporphyrinogen decarboxylase: MSETTRSQARRAHHRPLVAAATGETPSRRPVWFMRQAGRSLPEYRAIRADHGMLESCFDSALVCEITMQPVRRHDVDAAILFSDIVVPLKAAGIDLDIVAGTGPVIASPIRTTADVTALPRLEPESVGAIARAIELLLDELPEAAALIGFAGAPFTLASYLIEGGPSRNYARTKALMHGEPETWHALMGRLADITIAFLRVQLDAGVDAVQLFDSWAGMLSLADYQTFVAPHSARVFAEIAGYGVPRIHFGVGTGELLRAMSDAGADVIGVDWRVPLDEAVRRVGPGKAVQGNLDPTMLFAGPDVVEREVRRVIADGERAVRAGATGHIVNLGHGVLPDTDPDVLTRAVELIHTI; encoded by the coding sequence ATGTCCGAGACAACGCGATCCCAGGCCCGCCGTGCGCACCATCGTCCGCTCGTCGCCGCGGCCACCGGTGAGACCCCCAGCCGTCGACCGGTGTGGTTCATGCGCCAGGCAGGACGATCCCTGCCCGAGTATCGCGCCATCCGGGCCGACCACGGAATGCTCGAGTCGTGTTTCGACTCGGCCCTGGTCTGCGAGATCACCATGCAGCCCGTGCGCAGGCACGACGTGGACGCCGCCATCTTGTTCTCCGACATCGTGGTGCCGCTGAAGGCGGCCGGCATCGACCTCGACATCGTGGCCGGCACCGGTCCGGTGATCGCATCGCCGATCCGCACGACCGCCGACGTCACGGCCCTGCCGCGCCTGGAACCGGAGTCCGTGGGCGCGATCGCCCGCGCGATCGAGCTGCTCCTCGACGAACTGCCGGAGGCGGCGGCGCTGATCGGCTTCGCCGGCGCGCCGTTCACGCTGGCGTCATACCTGATCGAGGGTGGACCGAGCCGCAACTACGCGCGTACCAAGGCGCTGATGCACGGTGAGCCGGAGACGTGGCATGCGTTGATGGGCCGGCTCGCCGACATCACCATCGCCTTCTTACGAGTCCAGCTCGACGCAGGTGTGGACGCGGTCCAGCTGTTCGACTCGTGGGCAGGCATGTTGTCCCTCGCGGACTACCAGACCTTCGTGGCGCCGCACAGTGCGCGTGTCTTCGCCGAGATCGCCGGCTACGGGGTGCCGAGAATCCACTTCGGCGTGGGTACGGGCGAGCTGCTCCGCGCGATGTCCGATGCCGGTGCCGACGTGATCGGCGTCGACTGGCGGGTACCGCTCGACGAGGCGGTGCGTCGGGTCGGCCCGGGGAAAGCCGTCCAGGGCAATCTCGATCCGACGATGCTGTTCGCCGGACCCGACGTCGTCGAGCGTGAGGTTCGCCGGGTGATCGCAGACGGAGAGCGTGCGGTCCGGGCGGGCGCGACCGGGCACATCGTCAACCTCGGTCACGGTGTGTTGCCCGACACCGACCCCGACGTGCTCACCCGGGCCGTCGAGTTGATCCACACGATCTGA
- the dxs gene encoding 1-deoxy-D-xylulose-5-phosphate synthase, whose translation MGVLDTIGSPADLRTLSSEEMITLAGEVREFLIAKVSATGGHLGPNLGVVELTLALHRVFDSPTDPIIFDTGHQSYVHKIVTGRTAGFDTLRQKDGLTGYQDRAESEHDWVESSHASAALSYADGLAKSFELTGQDTRTVVAVVGDGALTGGMCWEALNNIAGGDRPLVVVVNDNGRSYAPTIGGLARHLSGLRLQPGYERFLDESRRAVKQLPIVGPPAYAVLHGMKSGLKDLIAPQAMFTDLGLKYVGPVDGHDIGALESALGHAKAFGGPVIVHTVTRKGMGYAPAENHEADQMHSTGVIDPRTGRATSVSPQDWTSVFSAALVEAGGRRDDVVAITAAMPGPTGLTPFGERFPDRMFDVGIAEQHAMTSAAGLALGGMHPVVAIYSTFLNRAFDQLLMDVALLRLPVTLVLDRSGITGPDGPSHHGMWDLSLMSLVPGLAVAAPRDAVRLREELDEALAVTDGPTALRFSKGAVPEDIRAVERLDDGVDVLYRSTPGVGEASGDVLIVAVGAFCALAVDTAQRLGQQGIDATVVDPRWVLPVPASIAPLAARHRLVVTLEDSGVRGGVGSAVSDALSEADVAVPVQHRGIPQDFVTHASRGELLAEFGLTAQDLARTITATVAGMQAVPGLDDTADLGHHAENANVEPSSRSSEPDA comes from the coding sequence GGACACGATCGGATCGCCGGCCGACCTGCGGACGCTGTCGTCGGAGGAGATGATCACCCTTGCGGGCGAGGTCCGCGAGTTCCTCATCGCAAAGGTCTCGGCGACCGGTGGCCACCTCGGTCCCAATCTCGGAGTGGTTGAACTGACGCTGGCGTTGCACCGCGTCTTCGACTCACCGACCGATCCGATCATCTTCGACACCGGCCACCAGAGTTATGTGCACAAGATCGTCACCGGCCGTACCGCGGGTTTCGACACCCTCCGCCAGAAGGACGGGCTGACCGGGTATCAGGACCGGGCCGAGAGCGAGCACGACTGGGTGGAGTCCTCGCATGCGTCGGCGGCGCTGTCGTATGCCGACGGGCTCGCGAAGTCGTTCGAGCTCACCGGGCAGGACACGCGCACGGTGGTCGCGGTCGTCGGCGACGGCGCTCTCACCGGCGGTATGTGCTGGGAGGCGTTGAACAACATCGCCGGGGGTGACCGCCCCCTCGTCGTCGTGGTCAACGACAACGGACGCTCCTATGCGCCGACGATCGGCGGGCTGGCACGACATCTGTCGGGCCTGCGTCTGCAGCCCGGATATGAGCGGTTTCTGGACGAGAGCCGCAGAGCGGTCAAGCAGTTGCCCATCGTGGGTCCACCGGCCTACGCGGTCCTGCACGGTATGAAGAGCGGGTTGAAGGATCTCATCGCGCCGCAGGCGATGTTCACCGACCTGGGACTCAAGTACGTCGGTCCGGTCGACGGACACGACATCGGGGCGTTGGAGTCGGCACTCGGCCACGCGAAGGCCTTCGGCGGCCCGGTGATCGTGCACACCGTCACCCGAAAGGGGATGGGTTACGCGCCGGCGGAGAATCACGAGGCCGATCAGATGCACTCGACCGGCGTCATCGATCCGCGGACCGGGCGCGCCACGAGTGTCTCACCGCAGGACTGGACGTCGGTGTTCTCGGCGGCGCTGGTCGAGGCGGGTGGGCGTCGCGACGATGTCGTCGCCATCACGGCGGCGATGCCCGGTCCGACCGGCCTGACACCGTTCGGCGAGAGATTCCCGGATCGTATGTTCGACGTGGGTATCGCCGAGCAGCACGCGATGACCTCCGCGGCCGGTCTGGCGCTGGGCGGGATGCACCCGGTGGTGGCCATCTATTCCACGTTCCTCAACCGCGCGTTCGATCAGTTGCTCATGGATGTGGCCCTGTTACGCCTCCCGGTCACCCTGGTTCTCGACAGGTCGGGGATCACCGGCCCCGACGGTCCCAGCCACCACGGCATGTGGGATCTGTCGTTGATGTCACTCGTGCCGGGTCTGGCTGTGGCGGCGCCCCGCGACGCCGTACGCCTGCGTGAAGAGCTCGACGAGGCGCTGGCGGTCACCGATGGCCCGACAGCGCTGCGGTTCTCCAAAGGCGCTGTACCGGAGGATATCCGGGCGGTGGAGCGTCTCGACGACGGCGTCGATGTGCTGTACCGGTCCACGCCCGGTGTCGGCGAGGCGTCCGGTGATGTCCTGATCGTCGCGGTTGGTGCGTTCTGCGCACTCGCGGTCGACACGGCGCAGCGGCTCGGACAGCAGGGCATCGACGCGACAGTGGTGGACCCGCGGTGGGTGTTGCCGGTTCCCGCGTCGATCGCGCCCCTCGCGGCACGGCACCGGCTGGTGGTCACGTTGGAGGACAGCGGTGTACGCGGTGGCGTCGGGTCGGCCGTCAGTGACGCGCTGTCGGAGGCCGACGTCGCGGTACCAGTACAGCACCGCGGCATCCCACAGGATTTCGTCACACATGCGTCGCGCGGCGAACTGCTCGCCGAATTCGGGCTCACCGCACAGGATCTGGCACGCACCATCACCGCGACGGTGGCCGGTATGCAGGCCGTGCCGGGCCTCGATGACACGGCCGACCTCGGTCACCACGCAGAGAATGCGAACGTCGAGCCGTCGAGCCGGAGTTCGGAACCGGACGCCTGA
- the msrB gene encoding peptide-methionine (R)-S-oxide reductase MsrB: protein MTSNRPADPDAADITDEQWRERLTPEEYRVLREAGTEAPFTGEYTDTTTVGVYRCRACDAELFRSEQKFESHCGWPSFFSPLAGDAVIERADNSLGMRRVEVLCANCGSHLGHVFEGEGYDTPTDLRYCINSISLTHEPAED from the coding sequence ATGACCTCGAATCGTCCTGCCGATCCCGACGCCGCCGACATCACCGATGAGCAGTGGCGTGAGCGGCTGACCCCCGAGGAGTACCGCGTGCTCCGCGAGGCCGGGACCGAGGCTCCGTTCACCGGTGAGTACACCGACACCACGACCGTCGGCGTCTACCGCTGCCGTGCCTGTGACGCCGAGCTGTTCCGCAGCGAGCAGAAGTTCGAGTCGCACTGCGGGTGGCCGTCGTTCTTCTCCCCGCTCGCCGGCGACGCGGTCATCGAACGCGCCGACAACTCGCTCGGCATGCGCCGCGTCGAGGTGCTGTGCGCCAATTGCGGCAGTCACCTCGGGCACGTCTTCGAGGGCGAGGGCTACGACACCCCGACCGATCTGCGGTACTGCATCAACTCGATCAGCCTCACGCACGAACCGGCAGAGGACTGA
- a CDS encoding FAD-dependent oxidoreductase has translation MVRVAVVGGGISGLTAAYRLRRALGHDAQIDLFDAGDRLGGDLLTTEVGGRRVDVGAEAFIVRRPEALDLIGELGLADRVVAPTPRRPAVWAGGRLHPMPTPALMGIPAGAEAVAGLVDPADLDRIRAEPHRGLDWSPDRTPTVGELVAERFGPSVVARSVDPMLGGVYSSLAGDIGLRESIPALAAGLDAGAPSLSAAVADLTSRATGSGPVFGALIGGYSVLLETLVDAAGIEPRNCSFVTGLAPRPGGWTLEIGDHTVDYDGVVLAIPAWLAGHIMRRSLPHLATPLIAVRRASSVVVSIALEPGTRLPEHSGVLAATGDSLRAKAFTFSSQKWPHLSDDDRPVSVRASFGRFGAPVPDDCVEEGVDDRIRAEAVDDLDEVCRAAGVPQPSGRVTDVFVQRWTNGLPVYGPGHLAAMAEVLRSRPARLTFAGSAYAGVGVPACIGQAGRAVADLLTDLA, from the coding sequence ATGGTCCGGGTCGCGGTCGTCGGAGGTGGCATCTCCGGACTCACGGCGGCCTACCGCCTGCGACGGGCACTCGGGCACGACGCGCAGATCGACCTCTTCGATGCGGGTGACCGGCTCGGCGGCGACCTGCTGACGACGGAGGTCGGTGGCCGGCGGGTCGACGTGGGAGCTGAGGCGTTCATCGTCCGCCGACCGGAGGCGCTGGACCTGATCGGCGAGCTCGGACTGGCCGACCGAGTCGTGGCGCCGACGCCGCGACGTCCCGCGGTCTGGGCCGGGGGACGCCTGCACCCGATGCCCACGCCCGCCCTGATGGGGATCCCGGCAGGTGCGGAAGCTGTTGCCGGACTGGTTGATCCGGCCGATCTCGACCGAATCCGGGCCGAACCCCACCGGGGCCTGGATTGGAGTCCGGACCGCACACCGACAGTCGGCGAGTTGGTGGCGGAGCGATTCGGTCCGTCGGTGGTTGCGCGCAGCGTCGATCCGATGCTGGGCGGCGTCTACTCGAGCCTGGCGGGTGACATCGGGCTGCGCGAGTCGATCCCGGCCCTTGCGGCAGGCCTGGATGCCGGCGCGCCGAGTCTGTCGGCGGCGGTGGCCGACCTGACCTCGCGCGCGACCGGTTCGGGTCCGGTCTTCGGGGCGTTGATCGGTGGCTACTCGGTACTTCTCGAGACGTTGGTCGACGCAGCCGGGATCGAACCGCGGAACTGTTCGTTCGTCACCGGATTGGCCCCGCGACCGGGGGGCTGGACGCTGGAGATCGGTGACCACACCGTCGACTACGACGGGGTTGTCCTCGCGATCCCGGCCTGGTTGGCCGGTCACATCATGCGCAGATCGCTGCCGCATCTCGCCACGCCGCTGATCGCGGTGCGGCGCGCCTCGTCGGTGGTGGTGTCCATCGCGCTCGAGCCGGGCACACGGCTACCGGAGCATTCCGGCGTGTTGGCGGCCACCGGGGACAGCTTGCGCGCCAAGGCCTTCACCTTCAGCTCGCAGAAGTGGCCGCACCTGTCCGACGATGATCGCCCGGTGTCTGTGCGTGCCTCCTTCGGTCGGTTCGGCGCCCCCGTACCCGACGACTGCGTCGAGGAAGGCGTGGACGACCGGATTCGTGCCGAGGCGGTCGACGATCTCGACGAGGTGTGCCGGGCGGCGGGAGTCCCGCAGCCGTCGGGTCGCGTGACCGACGTGTTCGTGCAGCGTTGGACAAACGGCCTGCCGGTGTATGGTCCGGGCCACCTCGCGGCCATGGCCGAGGTTCTGCGGTCGCGACCCGCACGTCTCACCTTCGCCGGTTCCGCGTACGCCGGGGTGGGCGTCCCGGCCTGCATCGGCCAGGCGGGGCGTGCGGTGGCCGACCTGCTCACGGATCTCGCCTGA
- a CDS encoding ribonuclease D, whose protein sequence is MTTADDQPGGRSEPDDVAAEPPTVPLLRPSDGVPPVLTTPSEFAEAAALIADADGPIAVDTERASGYRYSQRAYLIQIRRLGAGTFLLDPIEHPDALAPVIAALDGPEWVLHAADQDLPCLRELGFVCRNLYDTELAGRLLGLAKVNLAAMVAEFLGLGLVKGHGAADWSRRPFPADWLNYAALDVEVLVELRDAMEAALVEAGKSAWAREEFQAVLDRPAPPPRTDRWRKTSNLHTIKSTRTLAAIRELWTAREELAQRRDVAPGRILPDSAIVTAATADPTTQSELLGLPVFGGPRQRRQARIWLEALHRARELPDNELPSRRSPTVGLPPVNRWDQRNPEAAARAAKVRPLVRDIAGAHNLPVENLLAPDTVRQLCWDGVDLPAGTDAVDHRLAALGARQWQRDLCASAIADALNETTADPSD, encoded by the coding sequence ATGACGACCGCTGACGATCAGCCCGGCGGCCGGAGTGAGCCCGACGATGTGGCCGCCGAGCCGCCCACCGTCCCGCTTCTCCGGCCCTCCGACGGCGTCCCTCCGGTGCTCACCACACCATCCGAGTTCGCCGAGGCGGCCGCGCTGATCGCAGACGCCGACGGACCGATCGCGGTCGACACCGAGCGCGCATCGGGGTACCGCTACTCGCAACGGGCATACCTGATCCAGATCCGACGGCTGGGAGCGGGCACATTTCTGCTCGATCCGATCGAACACCCGGACGCGCTCGCACCCGTCATCGCCGCGCTCGACGGCCCCGAATGGGTTTTGCACGCCGCTGACCAGGACCTCCCGTGCCTGCGTGAACTCGGATTCGTCTGCCGGAACCTCTACGACACCGAATTGGCCGGCCGACTGCTCGGCCTGGCCAAGGTGAATCTCGCCGCGATGGTGGCCGAATTCCTCGGTCTCGGCCTGGTCAAAGGGCACGGCGCAGCCGACTGGTCGCGACGCCCCTTTCCCGCGGACTGGCTCAACTACGCGGCGCTCGACGTCGAGGTCCTGGTGGAGTTACGTGACGCGATGGAGGCCGCCCTCGTCGAGGCGGGGAAGTCGGCCTGGGCCCGGGAGGAGTTCCAGGCGGTACTCGATCGGCCGGCGCCCCCGCCGCGAACCGACCGCTGGCGCAAGACGTCGAATCTGCACACCATCAAGAGCACCCGGACGCTGGCGGCGATCCGGGAGTTGTGGACCGCGCGCGAAGAGCTCGCGCAGCGTCGCGATGTCGCGCCCGGACGTATCCTGCCCGACTCTGCGATCGTCACCGCGGCCACCGCAGATCCGACGACACAGTCCGAACTCCTGGGGTTGCCGGTGTTCGGCGGCCCGCGGCAACGCCGGCAGGCCCGTATCTGGCTCGAGGCCCTACACCGGGCCCGTGAACTGCCGGACAACGAACTGCCGTCGCGTAGGTCACCGACGGTCGGGCTGCCGCCGGTGAACCGATGGGATCAACGCAATCCCGAGGCGGCGGCCCGTGCAGCGAAAGTGCGACCGCTGGTCCGCGACATCGCCGGGGCGCACAATCTCCCCGTCGAGAACCTGCTCGCACCCGACACGGTTCGCCAATTGTGTTGGGATGGTGTCGATCTCCCCGCCGGCACTGACGCGGTGGATCACCGCCTGGCAGCGCTCGGCGCCCGACAGTGGCAGCGTGACCTGTGCGCGTCGGCGATCGCCGACGCGCTCAACGAGACAACTGCCGATCCGAGCGACTGA